A single genomic interval of Microbacterium hydrocarbonoxydans harbors:
- a CDS encoding cold-shock protein → MATGTVKWFNAEKGFGFIAPDDGTDDLFAHYSAIAGSGFKELRENQKVEFDAERGPKGMQAANIRAL, encoded by the coding sequence ATGGCCACTGGCACTGTGAAATGGTTCAACGCGGAAAAGGGCTTCGGCTTCATCGCTCCCGATGACGGCACGGACGACCTTTTCGCCCACTACTCGGCAATCGCCGGCTCCGGTTTCAAGGAGCTCCGCGAGAACCAGAAGGTCGAATTCGACGCTGAGCGTGGCCCCAAGGGCATGCAGGCGGCGAACATCCGCGCTCTCTGA